One stretch of Passer domesticus isolate bPasDom1 chromosome 2, bPasDom1.hap1, whole genome shotgun sequence DNA includes these proteins:
- the CENPJ gene encoding centromere protein J isoform X1, with product MPTVENLSGEQNFSAHWMFNSARAGVLLGPGFTGLNFKKENLLPGPENISALSEEVQHLSDSCSVSDDSLCEESASSQTLQQCATATPFPAAAGNMESSKPDLVRGEVDGQKKSSHSDPLLQKLEQLKELQLQKQEQLKKQQMEQLQRLMEEQQKLLSMVSGQPAALGYTVMAESQKLRPGHSTGSAPSPQLPLSGYQNIFEDRARALVVPSHTQDNDSLQKLNNRECTSSLKSNLSEVSACEKQGKNMWCPEKKMELLMESEDNHIGHILGVGSADVSENSRGGEQLLTNAEERPIKAAIREKKQTFEEFLEEQIQLEEQRLEQTQKLQETNGSAVQKPVIKRPFLKRGEGLTRFTNAKSKMTKLGENTSKLQQRALDDRNVIKVDRLQIQKKTVLPGKERVSENPFAPCKKYSHPHKVKRCPIQKTVVLRNHNGENILPLETRMQPGKNHDGQIRDSYPSEINNKIENTENRVEFAKSNTGKIKNKLPGVEKSQELTSAFSNSKCPVGQPVKDSELSFELSFQNKLENWEKEKEKENLELDEFLFLEQVADEISFSSNSSFVQRILERDQQTSKGRRMSSTPIKAKQQQVTALAIELKNERNKRADCMAQENINDSPVIHTASNSGTDFRMKDPLSKTDGVIFSASSVKAAPALKSNHWIVSEDKSEGNSDTATDSESEFGATLKHDNKDAKTALVNHRESDAEFFDCGSSVTDIRKETRNGDADLVLSDKDCGALSKQKVRKDADDHRSMSCISRNKFEFDDERTWSDLDENYVSIDLPEKYTKTPLQMDFGFKNDTTVPDKAIKRKVASKKGDEMFKESAVDSDSNGPPVSNLMMKLFPSLKPKQKAGCHPEHETKSNVEPELGGNTVPSQLLRERLAELENEIERFRAENTTLSKLREEREHALTNIRKEIADFEQKKAQELAEIEEYKKKEIKKLQKERKVFEKYTTEARAIPDKKERDEIQALKQQIAELQEDLKRKEAKWSTTHRRLKDQIEALVNENFELKEEIRIMEKFRLEAWKKVEAAGNKKKIGNPGMSLNRAESCLPSRGLKSRSASPLLPDQKCSKINGKSYSQAKVGKLSRTPPSGPANERNNSEAMTALEDYSQTLMVDTSPNEAYVSPPSAPAFTGSEEIQRETAYSDGKVEKVLKNGCHLIFFPNGTWKKVGSDGKTVTITFFNGDVKQIMPDQTVIYYYADAKTTHTTYSDGLEVLQFSNGQIEKHYPDGKKEITFPDQTIKSLFTDGQEESIFPDGTVVRVQRDGTKTIEFNNGQRELHTAQFKRREYPDGTVKTVYVNGQQETKYVSGRVRIKDKDGNIIMDTKL from the exons ATGCCAACTGTTGAAAATCTGAGTGGTGAGCAGAACTTCAGTGCACACTGGATGTTCAATAGTGCCCGTGCTGGAGTCTTATTAGGTCCTGGTTTTACTGGTTTGAActtcaagaaagaaaatttgttACCTGGACCTGAAAACATCTCAGCTTTGTCTGAAGAAGTGCAGCATCTGTCAGACAGCTGTTCTGTAAGTGATGACTCCCTGTGTGAAGAGTCTGCCAGCTCTCAGACACTTCAGCAGTGTGCCACTGCAACAccttttccagcagcagctggaaacaTGGAGAGCTCTAAACCAGACTTAGTCCGTGGTGAAGTGGATGGTCAGAAGAAATCCAGTCACAGTGATCCACTCTTACAAAAGCTTGAACAG CTGAAGGAATTGCAACTGCAGAAACAGGAACAGTTAAAGAAACAACAGATGGAACAACTTCAAAGGTTAATGGAAGAGCAGCAGAAGCTACTTAGCATGGTATCTGGCCAGCCAGCAGCTCTTG GTTATACTGTAATGGCTGAAAGCCAAAAGCTGAGACCTGGGCATTCCACAGGCTCAGCACCTTCTCCTCAGTTGCCATTGTCTGGATATCAGAATATCTTTGAAGACAGAGCTCGTGCTCTGGTTGTTCCCTCCCATACACAAGACAACGATTCTTTACAGAAGCTGAACAACAGAGAATGCACCTCATCTTTGAAGAGCAATCTTTCAGAAGTGTCTGCCTGTGAAAAGCAAG gaaaaaacatgTGGTGTCCAGAAAAAAAGATGGAATTATTAATGGAGAGTGAAGATAATCACATTGGTCACATATTAGGTGTGGGAAGTGCAGATGTCTCTGAAAATTCCCGTGGAGGTGAACAGTTGTTGACTAATGCAGAGGAAAG ACCCATTAAAGCTGCAATACGTGAGAAGAAACAAACTTTTGAAGAATTCTTGGAAGAACAGATACAACTAGAAGAACAGCGTCTGGAGCAAACCCAGAAGTTACAG GAGACAAATGGATCAGCTGTCCAAAAACCAGTGATCAAGAGACCCTTCCTGAAAAGAGGGGAAGGTTTAACAAGATTCACTAATGCCAAGTCTAAAATGACAAAACTTGGAGAAAACACCTCAAAACTTCAACAAAGGGCTTTAGATGATAGAAATGTTATTAAAGTGGACAGATtacaaatacagaagaaaactgTGCTTCCTGGAAAAGAACGGGTTTCTGAAAATCCTTTTGCACCATGTAAAAAATACAGCCACCCCCATAAAGTAAAACGTTGTCCTATTCAGAAGACAGTGGTACTCAGGAATCACAATGGAGAAAATATCTTGCCATTAGAAACAAGAATGCAACCAGGAAAAAATCATGATGGACAGATAAGAGATTCTTACCCATCAGAAATTAACaacaaaatagaaaatacaGAGAACAGAGTAGAATTTGCTAAGTCTAACACTGGTAAAATCAAAAACAAATTACCTGGTGTTGAAAAGTCTCAAGAACTGACCAGTGCCTTTTCTAATTCTAAATGTCCCGTAGGTCAGCCTGTGAAAGATTCAGAACTGTCTTTTGAGCTTTCATTTCAGAATAAACTGGAGaactgggaaaaagaaaaagaaaaagagaatctAGAATTAGATGAATTTTTGTTTCTAGAACAAGTTGCAGATGAAATATCTTTCTCAAGTAATTCCTCATTTGTGCAAAGGATCTTGGAACGAGACCAGCAAACTTCAAAAGGCCGTAGGATGTCTTCTACTCCTATCAaggcaaagcagcagcaagtCACAGCACTGGCCATCGAACTtaaaaatgagagaaataaAAGGGCAGACTGCATGGCACAGGAAAATATAAATGATAGCCCAGTTATACACACAGCCTCAAATTCAGGAACAGATTTCAGAATGAAGGATCCATTGAGTAAAACAGATGGTGTAATATTCTCAGCTTCTTCCGTgaaagcagctcctgctttAAAAAGTAATCACTGGATTGTAAGTGAAGATAAGAGTGAGGGCAACAGTGATACTGCTACAGATTCTGAGAGTGAATTTGGGGCCACATTGAAGCATGACAACAAAGATGCTAAGACAGCCCTTGTGAACCACAGAGAAAGTGATGCAGAATTTTTTGATTGTGGAAGTTCTGTTACAGACATCAGAAAAGAGACCAGAAATGGAGATGCTGACCTTGTGTTGTCAGACAAAGATTGTGGTGCACTGTCAAAGCAAAAGGTTAGAAAAGATGCAGATGATCACAGAAGCATGTCGTGTATAAGTAGGAATAAGTTTGAGTTTGATGATGAAAGAACATGGAGTGATCTTGATGAAAATTATGTTAGCATTGACTTACCTGAGAAATATACTAAAACACCTTTGCAGATGGACTTTGGCTTTAAAAATGATACAACTGTCCCTGACAAAGCAATAAAGAGAAAAGTTGCCTCAAAGAAAGGAGATGAAATGTTCAAAGAGTCTGCAGTGGACAGTGATTCAAACGGACCTCCTGTATCAAACCTGATGATGAAACTGTTTCCTTCACTGAAGCCAAAGCAGAAGGCAGGCTGCCATCCAGAGCATGAAACCAAATCAAATGTGGAACCAGAGCTGGGAG GAAACACTGTTCCATCCCAGCTACTGAGAGAGAGACTTGCTGAGTTGGAAAATGAAATCGAGAGATTCCGAGCTGAAAACACAACTCTGAGTAAACTCCGTGAAGAAAGAGAGCACGCCCTGACAAATATCAG GAAAGAAATTGCAGACTTTGAACAGAAGAAAGCCCAAGAACTGGCTGAAATagaagaatataaaaaaaaggaaattaaaaaactgCAAAAGGAGCGTAAAGTTTTTGAAAAATACACCACAGAAGCTAGAGCAATTCCAGATAAAAAAGAACGTGATGAAATTCag GCTTTAAAACAGCAGATTGCAGAGTTACAGGAGGATCTAAAACGAAAAGAGGCAAAATGGTCGACCACCCATCGACGCCTGAAAGATCAAATAGAAGCTTTAGTAAATGAGAACTTTGAGCTAAAAGAGGAAATCAGAATTATGGAGAAGTTTCGTCTAGAAGCCTGGAAGAAAGTAGAAGCTGctggaaacaagaaaaaaataggaaatcCTGGGATGAGTCTAAACAGAGCAGAATCT TGTCTACCAAGTAGAGGCCTAAAAAGTCGAAGTGCATCTCCGCTTCTTCCAGATCAGAAGTGCAGCAAGATAAATGGCAAAAGTTATTCACAAGCAAAAG TAGGAAAACTTTCTAGAACACCTCCATCAGGACCTGCTAATGAGAGAAACAACTCTGAGGCAATGACAGCACTAGAAGATTATTCTCAGACTTTAATGGTG GACACCTCTCCTAATGAAGCCTATGTGTCACCACCATCTGCTCCTGCATTTACAGGCAGTGAAGAGATACAGAGAGAAACTGCTTATTCTGATGGAAAG GTTGAGAAGGTTTTAAAAAATGGCTGTCACCTTATATTTTTCCCAAATGGAACATGGAAAAAAGTGGGCTCTGATGGGAAGACCGTAACTATAACCTTCTTCAATGGGGATGTGAAACAGATTATGCCTGATCAGACAGTG ATTTATTACTATGCTGATGCTAAGACTACTCACACTACATACTCTGATGGCCTAGAGGTCTTGCAGTTTTCCAATGGACAAATAG AGAAGCATTATCCTGATGGCAAGAAGGAAATAACCTTCCCTGATCAGACAATTAAGAGTCTATTTACAGATGGCCAAGAAGAAAGTATCTTTCCTGATGGCACCGTTGTTCGTGTGCAGCG AGATGGAACCAAAACTATAGAGTTCAATAATGGCCAGCgagaactgcacacagcacagtTTAAGAGACGGGAGTATCCAGATGGGACTGTCAAGACTGTGTATGTGAATGGACAGCAGGAAACCAAGTATGTCTCTGGCAGAGTCAGAATAAAGGACAAGGATGGTAATATTATCATGGACACTAAGTTGTAG
- the CENPJ gene encoding centromere protein J isoform X2, giving the protein MPTVENLSGEQNFSAHWMFNSARAGVLLGPGFTGLNFKKENLLPGPENISALSEEVQHLSDSCSVSDDSLCEESASSQTLQQCATATPFPAAAGNMESSKPDLVRGEVDGQKKSSHSDPLLQKLEQLKELQLQKQEQLKKQQMEQLQRLMEEQQKLLSMVSGQPAALGYTVMAESQKLRPGHSTGSAPSPQLPLSGYQNIFEDRARALVVPSHTQDNDSLQKLNNRECTSSLKSNLSEVSACEKQGKNMWCPEKKMELLMESEDNHIGHILGVGSADVSENSRGGEQLLTNAEERPIKAAIREKKQTFEEFLEEQIQLEEQRLEQTQKLQETNGSAVQKPVIKRPFLKRGEGLTRFTNAKSKMTKLGENTSKLQQRALDDRNVIKVDRLQIQKKTVLPGKERVSENPFAPCKKYSHPHKVKRCPIQKTVVLRNHNGENILPLETRMQPGKNHDGQIRDSYPSEINNKIENTENRVEFAKSNTGKIKNKLPGVEKSQELTSAFSNSKCPVGQPVKDSELSFELSFQNKLENWEKEKEKENLELDEFLFLEQVADEISFSSNSSFVQRILERDQQTSKGRRMSSTPIKAKQQQVTALAIELKNERNKRADCMAQENINDSPVIHTASNSGTDFRMKDPLSKTDGVIFSASSVKAAPALKSNHWIVSEDKSEGNSDTATDSESEFGATLKHDNKDAKTALVNHRESDAEFFDCGSSVTDIRKETRNGDADLVLSDKDCGALSKQKVRKDADDHRSMSCISRNKFEFDDERTWSDLDENYVSIDLPEKYTKTPLQMDFGFKNDTTVPDKAIKRKVASKKGDEMFKESAVDSDSNGPPVSNLMMKLFPSLKPKQKAGCHPEHETKSNVEPELGGNTVPSQLLRERLAELENEIERFRAENTTLSKLREEREHALTNIRKEIADFEQKKAQELAEIEEYKKKEIKKLQKERKVFEKYTTEARAIPDKKERDEIQALKQQIAELQEDLKRKEAKWSTTHRRLKDQIEALVNENFELKEEIRIMEKFRLEAWKKVEAAGNKKKIGNPGMSLNRAESCLPSRGLKSRSASPLLPDQKCSKINGKSYSQAKGKLSRTPPSGPANERNNSEAMTALEDYSQTLMVDTSPNEAYVSPPSAPAFTGSEEIQRETAYSDGKVEKVLKNGCHLIFFPNGTWKKVGSDGKTVTITFFNGDVKQIMPDQTVIYYYADAKTTHTTYSDGLEVLQFSNGQIEKHYPDGKKEITFPDQTIKSLFTDGQEESIFPDGTVVRVQRDGTKTIEFNNGQRELHTAQFKRREYPDGTVKTVYVNGQQETKYVSGRVRIKDKDGNIIMDTKL; this is encoded by the exons ATGCCAACTGTTGAAAATCTGAGTGGTGAGCAGAACTTCAGTGCACACTGGATGTTCAATAGTGCCCGTGCTGGAGTCTTATTAGGTCCTGGTTTTACTGGTTTGAActtcaagaaagaaaatttgttACCTGGACCTGAAAACATCTCAGCTTTGTCTGAAGAAGTGCAGCATCTGTCAGACAGCTGTTCTGTAAGTGATGACTCCCTGTGTGAAGAGTCTGCCAGCTCTCAGACACTTCAGCAGTGTGCCACTGCAACAccttttccagcagcagctggaaacaTGGAGAGCTCTAAACCAGACTTAGTCCGTGGTGAAGTGGATGGTCAGAAGAAATCCAGTCACAGTGATCCACTCTTACAAAAGCTTGAACAG CTGAAGGAATTGCAACTGCAGAAACAGGAACAGTTAAAGAAACAACAGATGGAACAACTTCAAAGGTTAATGGAAGAGCAGCAGAAGCTACTTAGCATGGTATCTGGCCAGCCAGCAGCTCTTG GTTATACTGTAATGGCTGAAAGCCAAAAGCTGAGACCTGGGCATTCCACAGGCTCAGCACCTTCTCCTCAGTTGCCATTGTCTGGATATCAGAATATCTTTGAAGACAGAGCTCGTGCTCTGGTTGTTCCCTCCCATACACAAGACAACGATTCTTTACAGAAGCTGAACAACAGAGAATGCACCTCATCTTTGAAGAGCAATCTTTCAGAAGTGTCTGCCTGTGAAAAGCAAG gaaaaaacatgTGGTGTCCAGAAAAAAAGATGGAATTATTAATGGAGAGTGAAGATAATCACATTGGTCACATATTAGGTGTGGGAAGTGCAGATGTCTCTGAAAATTCCCGTGGAGGTGAACAGTTGTTGACTAATGCAGAGGAAAG ACCCATTAAAGCTGCAATACGTGAGAAGAAACAAACTTTTGAAGAATTCTTGGAAGAACAGATACAACTAGAAGAACAGCGTCTGGAGCAAACCCAGAAGTTACAG GAGACAAATGGATCAGCTGTCCAAAAACCAGTGATCAAGAGACCCTTCCTGAAAAGAGGGGAAGGTTTAACAAGATTCACTAATGCCAAGTCTAAAATGACAAAACTTGGAGAAAACACCTCAAAACTTCAACAAAGGGCTTTAGATGATAGAAATGTTATTAAAGTGGACAGATtacaaatacagaagaaaactgTGCTTCCTGGAAAAGAACGGGTTTCTGAAAATCCTTTTGCACCATGTAAAAAATACAGCCACCCCCATAAAGTAAAACGTTGTCCTATTCAGAAGACAGTGGTACTCAGGAATCACAATGGAGAAAATATCTTGCCATTAGAAACAAGAATGCAACCAGGAAAAAATCATGATGGACAGATAAGAGATTCTTACCCATCAGAAATTAACaacaaaatagaaaatacaGAGAACAGAGTAGAATTTGCTAAGTCTAACACTGGTAAAATCAAAAACAAATTACCTGGTGTTGAAAAGTCTCAAGAACTGACCAGTGCCTTTTCTAATTCTAAATGTCCCGTAGGTCAGCCTGTGAAAGATTCAGAACTGTCTTTTGAGCTTTCATTTCAGAATAAACTGGAGaactgggaaaaagaaaaagaaaaagagaatctAGAATTAGATGAATTTTTGTTTCTAGAACAAGTTGCAGATGAAATATCTTTCTCAAGTAATTCCTCATTTGTGCAAAGGATCTTGGAACGAGACCAGCAAACTTCAAAAGGCCGTAGGATGTCTTCTACTCCTATCAaggcaaagcagcagcaagtCACAGCACTGGCCATCGAACTtaaaaatgagagaaataaAAGGGCAGACTGCATGGCACAGGAAAATATAAATGATAGCCCAGTTATACACACAGCCTCAAATTCAGGAACAGATTTCAGAATGAAGGATCCATTGAGTAAAACAGATGGTGTAATATTCTCAGCTTCTTCCGTgaaagcagctcctgctttAAAAAGTAATCACTGGATTGTAAGTGAAGATAAGAGTGAGGGCAACAGTGATACTGCTACAGATTCTGAGAGTGAATTTGGGGCCACATTGAAGCATGACAACAAAGATGCTAAGACAGCCCTTGTGAACCACAGAGAAAGTGATGCAGAATTTTTTGATTGTGGAAGTTCTGTTACAGACATCAGAAAAGAGACCAGAAATGGAGATGCTGACCTTGTGTTGTCAGACAAAGATTGTGGTGCACTGTCAAAGCAAAAGGTTAGAAAAGATGCAGATGATCACAGAAGCATGTCGTGTATAAGTAGGAATAAGTTTGAGTTTGATGATGAAAGAACATGGAGTGATCTTGATGAAAATTATGTTAGCATTGACTTACCTGAGAAATATACTAAAACACCTTTGCAGATGGACTTTGGCTTTAAAAATGATACAACTGTCCCTGACAAAGCAATAAAGAGAAAAGTTGCCTCAAAGAAAGGAGATGAAATGTTCAAAGAGTCTGCAGTGGACAGTGATTCAAACGGACCTCCTGTATCAAACCTGATGATGAAACTGTTTCCTTCACTGAAGCCAAAGCAGAAGGCAGGCTGCCATCCAGAGCATGAAACCAAATCAAATGTGGAACCAGAGCTGGGAG GAAACACTGTTCCATCCCAGCTACTGAGAGAGAGACTTGCTGAGTTGGAAAATGAAATCGAGAGATTCCGAGCTGAAAACACAACTCTGAGTAAACTCCGTGAAGAAAGAGAGCACGCCCTGACAAATATCAG GAAAGAAATTGCAGACTTTGAACAGAAGAAAGCCCAAGAACTGGCTGAAATagaagaatataaaaaaaaggaaattaaaaaactgCAAAAGGAGCGTAAAGTTTTTGAAAAATACACCACAGAAGCTAGAGCAATTCCAGATAAAAAAGAACGTGATGAAATTCag GCTTTAAAACAGCAGATTGCAGAGTTACAGGAGGATCTAAAACGAAAAGAGGCAAAATGGTCGACCACCCATCGACGCCTGAAAGATCAAATAGAAGCTTTAGTAAATGAGAACTTTGAGCTAAAAGAGGAAATCAGAATTATGGAGAAGTTTCGTCTAGAAGCCTGGAAGAAAGTAGAAGCTGctggaaacaagaaaaaaataggaaatcCTGGGATGAGTCTAAACAGAGCAGAATCT TGTCTACCAAGTAGAGGCCTAAAAAGTCGAAGTGCATCTCCGCTTCTTCCAGATCAGAAGTGCAGCAAGATAAATGGCAAAAGTTATTCACAAGCAAAAG GAAAACTTTCTAGAACACCTCCATCAGGACCTGCTAATGAGAGAAACAACTCTGAGGCAATGACAGCACTAGAAGATTATTCTCAGACTTTAATGGTG GACACCTCTCCTAATGAAGCCTATGTGTCACCACCATCTGCTCCTGCATTTACAGGCAGTGAAGAGATACAGAGAGAAACTGCTTATTCTGATGGAAAG GTTGAGAAGGTTTTAAAAAATGGCTGTCACCTTATATTTTTCCCAAATGGAACATGGAAAAAAGTGGGCTCTGATGGGAAGACCGTAACTATAACCTTCTTCAATGGGGATGTGAAACAGATTATGCCTGATCAGACAGTG ATTTATTACTATGCTGATGCTAAGACTACTCACACTACATACTCTGATGGCCTAGAGGTCTTGCAGTTTTCCAATGGACAAATAG AGAAGCATTATCCTGATGGCAAGAAGGAAATAACCTTCCCTGATCAGACAATTAAGAGTCTATTTACAGATGGCCAAGAAGAAAGTATCTTTCCTGATGGCACCGTTGTTCGTGTGCAGCG AGATGGAACCAAAACTATAGAGTTCAATAATGGCCAGCgagaactgcacacagcacagtTTAAGAGACGGGAGTATCCAGATGGGACTGTCAAGACTGTGTATGTGAATGGACAGCAGGAAACCAAGTATGTCTCTGGCAGAGTCAGAATAAAGGACAAGGATGGTAATATTATCATGGACACTAAGTTGTAG